One segment of Strix aluco isolate bStrAlu1 chromosome 17, bStrAlu1.hap1, whole genome shotgun sequence DNA contains the following:
- the VAPB gene encoding vesicle-associated membrane protein-associated protein B/C isoform X2, which produces MAKAEQVLSLEPQHELKFKGPFTDVVTTNLKLGNPTDRNVCFKVKTTAPRRYCVRPNSGIIDAGTSINVSVMLQPFDYDPNEKSKHKFMVQSMFAPADTSDMEAVWKEAKPEELMDSKLRCVFELPAENDKPACFRCAQTILPASPPKYQEEDGLRMRKAPQTNNPISASAAAVKDEGLSSRLLALVVLFFVFGVIIGKIAL; this is translated from the exons GTCCTTTCACAGATGTTGTCACTACAAACCTGAAACTCGGCAATCCTACAGACAGAAATGTGTGCTTCAAAGTTAAGACCACAGCACCACGTAGATACTGTGTAAGGCCTAACAGTGGAATTATCGATGCAGGAACATCAATTAATGTTTCTG tgatGCTACAGCCTTTTGATTATGACCCTAATGAGAAAAGTAAACACAAGTTTATGGTTCAGTCTATGTTTGCTCCAGCTGATACTTCAGATATGGAAGCAGTA TGGAAAGAAGCAAAACCGGAAGAACTTATGGATTCGAAACTTAGATGTGTGTTTGAGCTACCAGCGGAAAATGATAAGCCT GCATGTTTCAGGTGTGCACAGACAATTTTACCTGCTTCTCCTCCTAAATATCAG GAAGAAGATGGACTGCGGATGAGGAAGGCACCCCAGACAAACAACCCAATatctgcttctgcagctgctgtgaaggACGAAGGGCTCAGCTCCAGACTACTTGCTTtggtggttttgttctttgtcttTGGTGTAATTATAGGAAAAATAGCCTTGTAG
- the VAPB gene encoding vesicle-associated membrane protein-associated protein B/C isoform X1 produces MAKAEQVLSLEPQHELKFKGPFTDVVTTNLKLGNPTDRNVCFKVKTTAPRRYCVRPNSGIIDAGTSINVSVMLQPFDYDPNEKSKHKFMVQSMFAPADTSDMEAVWKEAKPEELMDSKLRCVFELPAENDKPHDIEINKIVSTTATKTDSSVMSKSISSSLDDTEVKKVMEDYKRLQVEVQRLREENKQFKEEDGLRMRKAPQTNNPISASAAAVKDEGLSSRLLALVVLFFVFGVIIGKIAL; encoded by the exons GTCCTTTCACAGATGTTGTCACTACAAACCTGAAACTCGGCAATCCTACAGACAGAAATGTGTGCTTCAAAGTTAAGACCACAGCACCACGTAGATACTGTGTAAGGCCTAACAGTGGAATTATCGATGCAGGAACATCAATTAATGTTTCTG tgatGCTACAGCCTTTTGATTATGACCCTAATGAGAAAAGTAAACACAAGTTTATGGTTCAGTCTATGTTTGCTCCAGCTGATACTTCAGATATGGAAGCAGTA TGGAAAGAAGCAAAACCGGAAGAACTTATGGATTCGAAACTTAGATGTGTGTTTGAGCTACCAGCGGAAAATGATAAGCCT CATgacatagaaataaataaaattgtatcCACAACTGCAACAAAGACAGATTCCTCTGTAATGTCTAAATCAATAAGTTCTTCTTTGGATGACACTGAAGTTAAGAAAGTAATGGAAGACTATAAGAGGCTTCAAGTAGAAGTTCAGAGGTTACGGGAGGAGAATAAACAGTTTAAG GAAGAAGATGGACTGCGGATGAGGAAGGCACCCCAGACAAACAACCCAATatctgcttctgcagctgctgtgaaggACGAAGGGCTCAGCTCCAGACTACTTGCTTtggtggttttgttctttgtcttTGGTGTAATTATAGGAAAAATAGCCTTGTAG